A stretch of DNA from Brachyhypopomus gauderio isolate BG-103 chromosome 7, BGAUD_0.2, whole genome shotgun sequence:
AAATTTTAATGGAGATTGTCTTATGTGCACTTGGCAGAATACAGAATCAAATGGAGGAGACTGAATTAATGAAACTGACAGGACCCAGCTCACTGAACCAAGGCTTTCCATGACACACCAACTGGTAAGTAGTTCTGTTCTCCTCTTCCGTGTAACCATCAGACAACCACACGCCACACAACCATAAACTGGCAGATGTATGAACTATACAAAAGCTTTCATTAAGTGACTTGACCAAGTGCACATTACAAACTTACTCCATTACTTACTGATAGAATAATTGTAATAGGCATATGAAAAATGCATTCTACCATAATCTATTATAGTATAGGTTCTAAAGATGAAATTCCccaaaatattatatatatatatatatatatatatatatatatatatatatacaaacacacacacagcattattTCTAGGTCTTTAGTTAAATAGGTATATTAATATGTGCAGATGTAGTGGACACTATTCTAATATGGTAATATGGTCTTTGATTCTCTTGAGACCACGTCTACGTTCAAATGCgtattcatttgttcataaGGCTGGTAAGAAGGTCCACAGGGAAGGGGAAGACCACAGTGGAGCTGTTCTCCGTGGCGATCTCCGTCAGCGTCTGTAAGTATCGCAGCTGGAGGGCGGCTGGCGACTCCGACATCACGCATGCCGCGTCCTTCAGGGCGCAGGAGGCCTTCATCTCCCCCTCAGCCGCAATCACCTGCACATACCACACAAGCCACCAGCTATGTGTAGCCGAGGTCTGCACCAGCGGTTACGTTTACACACGCGTGTGATTTTGTTGAATTTGTGCTCAAGTGGTTTTGTGACTACCGGTGCTagttttaatattttacatttagtTAATAGTTcccttgtttatttttatggtGTCCAGTTCTTCAGCTATTGCTGTTTCAAAGTTTGTTGTAAAATGCAAAATTAATTCATCATTCTACCATATTTACTCATAATATGAATATGTTATTCACCCACTTCCTGCTGCTAAGCCACCAGACAAAAATGTAGGTATTATGGCCAAGTTTGGTTAAGTGTCTTATGAATGGGCAGCTTCACAGGTCAGAGAGAGATCAGGCAGATGGTTCGGATAGCTGCCAGCAGTGGGCGgcatagaaacacacacttctATCTGCCAAAGGCAGAAGGTTCTAGGAGCTGCAAAGCCACGATGATCACATCTCTCACAAACAGGTGGCCTGAAGAGGTTTACACCTCACCCACCTGCACCCAGCCAATCGGGTCGCTGGCCCTCCAGACACAAGGCAAAGCTGCAAAGCCAATCAGTCTAGATTTGGCAGCCTCAGTAGGCATGTCAATCGTGCATAGATTTTTTTGCCAATTGCCACTCTAATTTGCTAACCTCCCCTGCCATACaaaaatgaacatttatgaaAGTGCTATTAGCACATTCCTTCTCCAAGATACATGACACCAAGCACCACATCAGACTGCTGTCTGTGCTGCAGTAATACTATTCtcccaccagggggcagtgctGCGTTGCTCTGTTGAGATCCCAGACACAGATGGTTGGAGAAAGGACTGGCTGGCTGGGTGTGGCTTCATCACAAACCAGCAAACTCCTGATTGTAagatgaatattgtattttgtgccACTCTGTGGCCtgtatttcattttttatttaattaaaatttttGTCTTACTGTATTTTTTTACTTACGTACATTTTTGTCATTAttgcattttaatgtattttgatGTAGTAAATCTTTTGTGCTATGTTGACAGGAACACCCATCCTTCAGTCCTCGTGACCTCTCACCTTCGCACGGGCCTCCCTAGTGGCCTCTGCCTCAGCTGCCATGGCCCGCTGTAATGTCGGGGGCAGTTTAACATCCTtcagctccaccctctccaccttaATACCCCAGTTCTTTGAGGCGGAGTAGAGTACTTCCTGTCAGACGGAATCATTAAAGAAGGCCATGAACAGGTACTTGAGGCACTTAGATGCACTTTGTTAAAGTTCATGTAGCTCACTTGTACAAGTGTTTATGCCTTTGGTCTTTAAGAGCAAAGCAGCGAGACGTTTGTGGGATACTCCACCTCCATGTGTTCAGCCATTTCCTCACGGTCTCGTAAGATGTCTGCCAAGCTCCTGGTTCCCAGCATGTTTCTGAGGGTGGTTTGCGCCAGCATCTGTGTAGCACAGTTAGCATCCTCCACTTTGGTTATTGACACAGTAGGGTTAAAGACTCTGTAATACACCACTCCATCCACCATGATAGTTACAGAGTCCTTGGTCAACACCTGTACAGAGAAGCATAGGCAAACACCGGATACAAAATTTTAGACTTACGAACTAAAAGAATATCTAAAAACTCTACACGCACAGTCATGATTTACTTACACTTACCCATAGAAGGCACTCTAGGTTTAATTTTGATAATCTACTACTTTGGTAAAGGTTCTTTATCTCATAGAGATACTCAACTCCTGGGGAGGAATATTGAAGGACACTGTCCTCAGATCAACCTTCCGGAAGGTGTCCACGCATGGAAGGATCCAGAATATCCCTTAAAAATGACACAGCAGCACTTCATGAACCTGACATTTGTTTTTACTTTGACTAATATTTGTATTCTTAATAAGGTCGTAACTCACCGGGCCCTTTTGCCCCTCCCCGGAGTCGCCCTAAACGGAAAATAACTGCCCGCTCATACTCCTGGACAATCTTTTCAAGCAGAGTTAAGAGCATAAATGCAAAGTATTAATATATGCATGGGAAATTAttgatatatacatacactcagtgtaattaaaatatatttccAAGATGCCTGCATTGTTATATGTTTTAAAGTCATAAAGGCATTTCTGTGGCCCTCAAATTTTCCTTTTATATGCATTGAATATTAAATACAAATGGATATTGTATGGTTTAAGAGAATGGTGCAGGTTTTCTGGTAAATGGACAGGAGAGTAGTTAAATCATTAAAGCAGCATTGTAAGTATTGTGGTCCAGAAAGTTTCAGATTAAAGATTCTTAAAGATTCAGATTAAGATTAAAGATTCAGATTAAAACCTGCTATCAAATGTTTGCAGTGTTCATACCTTCATGCAGCTCCATACAGAGACTGGAAAcgtgatgaggatgaggaggaaggaGAAGGCCGTGAGGAGGAGGCCACAGACACTGCACTGTTTCGTCTGAGCCTCATCTGGCAAAGTGAGTTGaatgaataattaataaatgaatgaaaaattaCTGTTAAAAAGTCTCGCCCCATTAGGAAATCTGCATGGATACCTGACTGAACGTCTTCATTCGCGTCACCAAAGATATCTGTCTCCGTGCTGAGTTTGTTACGATCCCTCTCGGTCATTCTGCACTGCTTCTCCTGTTATGTGGAGGGAATTTTCCGCTTTGTGTATTTCAAACTGTATTTAATTTGGCTCccacccttttttcgcacagACGGTAACAAGggattaaatgtgccatatcaCTAAGCAACAATCGCGCCAAATAATTGTGTTCTCCAACTTTTATTTGAAGGTCATTTTGGGTGCTGACTTAAGACATTTCTCATTGGATACCAGTTTTTGTTATCTAACTGTAGGCCTGGAATGTATCCAAATTCATCATTGTGTTGATAGATTACATTTCAGCaggcatttaaataaagtcagaGCTCTTTGATAATCCCAACAGGCGATGGTCATAATCAAATAAACACCTTGCTGTGTTGGAGAGAAGTGTTTGGAAAAAGCACATCATAACCCTTCATAACAACATTAGCCATTGCCTAATGAGACAGATACTTGTTAGCCCTTCCAAGTTGTTATTAATCATTCTGAAAAACTGTTTTCACAGTAGTCCATATCCGTAAGTTAAAAGGGTTGTGGAGGGTTACACTGTTTGTGTATAATGGTTGTTTTTGTGTAGTTTTCAGAATAAGGTATGTTTCTTAGATCAGGGGAAAGACCTGTGATAATGCCTGATGCATACAGACATCAGAAACTCTtagacacactcactcactcgacAATACTATTGTCtgcatacagttgtgatcaaatttattcaacccccactgaaataaagtgttttggccagtttgacattgattttgatcatttcagtcatcttatttacaattatatcaaagaggcacttataaattagacaaacataacataatatttatgatggaataaccacaaatgtctttactgtgctcacatcattatcagttttattcaaccccctagtgacattattttttagtacttagtacaacatccttttccagttatgacagctttcaagcgtgaagcatagcttgacacaagtgtcttgcagcgacctatgggtatcttagcccattcttcatgggcaaaagcctccagttcagtcacattcttaggcttgcgcactgcaactgccttctttaggtcccaccagaggttctcaattggatttaagtctggtgattgcgatggccactctagaatgttccagcctttcatgttcaaccatgctctagtggacttggatgtgtgcttcggatcattgtcctgttggaaggtcctacgtctcccaagccgcaggtttgtgactgactccatcacattttcctccaagatctcctggtactgaagggaattcatggtaccctgcacacgttgaagctttcctgtaccattagaagcaaaacagccccaaagcataattgaccccccgccatgcttcacagtaggcaaggtgttcttttgttcataagcctggttcttccttctccaaacatagcgctggtccattgtcccaaacagttctaatttagtttcatctgaccacagttcactgtcccaaaacctttgtggcttgtccacatgacttttggcatactgcagtcgacttttcttgttctttggag
This window harbors:
- the LOC143519712 gene encoding stomatin, which translates into the protein MTERDRNKLSTETDIFGDANEDVQSDEAQTKQCSVCGLLLTAFSFLLILITFPVSVWSCMKIVQEYERAVIFRLGRLRGGAKGPGIFWILPCVDTFRKVDLRTVSFNIPPQEVLTKDSVTIMVDGVVYYRVFNPTVSITKVEDANCATQMLAQTTLRNMLGTRSLADILRDREEMAEHMEEVLYSASKNWGIKVERVELKDVKLPPTLQRAMAAEAEATREARAKVIAAEGEMKASCALKDAACVMSESPAALQLRYLQTLTEIATENSSTVVFPFPVDLLTSLMNK